From Methanobrevibacter sp., a single genomic window includes:
- the guaB gene encoding IMP dehydrogenase: MSFSKKVQEARMSYTFDDFLLTPNASYVEPKDIDTKIELGKGIKLNIPVLSAAMDTVTEADLAIAMAQEGGIGVIHRNITQERQVAEVKIVKDAEDLTIRDVITITQESTIADVQAKMQDELISGLPVVDGDEIIGIISKRDIRPVLKSEPHKTVKDIMTSDVVTVEEGISAEEALNIAYENKIERLPVVRDGKLVGILTIKDILNRSQYPNAARDKDGNFLVAAACGPFDLDRAMALDQAGADIISIDCAHAHNMNVVKFTETIKDNIDAELCVGNIATAEAAEDLISMGVDALKVGIGPGSMCTTRIVAGVGVPQLTAISDVADAAAESGTPVIADGGIRYSGDVAKAIGAGADAVMLGNLLAASYEAPGEIVVMNGKQYKKYRGMGSMGAMTSEYDGGADRYFQGQKSKMNHTKYVPEGIEGAVPYKGTVSEILFQLVGGLKSSMGYCGAKDIAAMQEKANFVRITSSGIKESHPHDLLITNESPNYPTLD, translated from the coding sequence ATGTCATTTTCTAAAAAAGTTCAAGAAGCAAGGATGTCTTATACTTTCGATGATTTTCTTTTAACTCCTAATGCAAGTTATGTTGAACCGAAAGACATTGATACAAAAATTGAATTAGGTAAAGGAATTAAATTAAATATTCCGGTTTTAAGTGCAGCTATGGATACTGTAACCGAAGCAGATCTTGCAATAGCTATGGCACAGGAAGGTGGAATAGGTGTAATTCACAGAAACATCACTCAGGAAAGACAGGTTGCTGAAGTTAAAATAGTTAAAGATGCTGAAGACTTAACAATTCGTGATGTTATAACCATCACACAGGAGTCCACTATTGCTGATGTTCAGGCAAAAATGCAGGATGAACTAATCAGCGGTCTTCCGGTTGTTGATGGTGATGAAATCATTGGTATTATCTCAAAAAGAGATATCAGACCAGTTTTAAAATCAGAACCTCATAAAACTGTAAAGGATATTATGACTTCTGATGTTGTAACTGTTGAGGAAGGAATTTCTGCTGAAGAAGCATTGAACATTGCATATGAAAACAAAATTGAAAGGCTTCCGGTTGTTCGTGACGGCAAACTGGTTGGAATTCTCACTATTAAGGATATTTTAAACAGGTCACAATATCCGAATGCTGCCCGTGACAAAGATGGCAACTTCCTTGTAGCTGCTGCTTGCGGACCATTTGATTTGGACAGGGCAATGGCACTTGATCAGGCTGGAGCAGATATTATTTCTATTGACTGCGCTCATGCTCACAATATGAATGTTGTTAAATTCACTGAAACCATTAAGGATAATATTGATGCGGAATTATGCGTAGGTAACATTGCTACTGCCGAAGCTGCGGAAGATTTAATATCTATGGGTGTAGATGCCCTTAAAGTAGGTATTGGTCCTGGTTCAATGTGTACTACTCGTATCGTAGCAGGTGTTGGGGTACCTCAATTGACTGCAATTTCCGATGTTGCTGATGCAGCTGCAGAGTCAGGAACTCCTGTAATTGCGGATGGTGGTATAAGATACTCTGGTGATGTTGCTAAAGCTATTGGTGCAGGTGCAGATGCGGTAATGCTCGGTAATTTGCTTGCAGCTTCCTATGAAGCTCCTGGTGAGATTGTTGTCATGAACGGCAAACAATATAAAAAATATCGTGGTATGGGTTCAATGGGTGCAATGACCAGTGAATATGACGGAGGAGCAGACAGATACTTCCAAGGTCAAAAAAGTAAAATGAACCACACTAAATATGTCCCTGAAGGAATTGAAGGTGCAGTGCCGTATAAAGGAACTGTTTCTGAAATTCTGTTCCAGTTAGTTGGAGGATTGAAATCTTCCATGGGATATTGCGGTGCAAAAGATATTGCAGCCATGCAGGAAAAAGCAAATTTTGTTAGAATTACAAGTAGTGGAATTAAAGAATCCCACCCTCATGATTTGCTGATTACTAATGAAAGTCCTAATTATCCAACTCTCGATTAG